The following proteins come from a genomic window of Sorex araneus isolate mSorAra2 chromosome 1, mSorAra2.pri, whole genome shotgun sequence:
- the LOC101546631 gene encoding olfactory receptor 2A5-like encodes MRENQTWVTEFVLLGFQLGPEVQVLLLGLVSVCYALTLLGNGAIVGLIWLDSRLHTPMYFFLSHLAIVDLSYACNTVPQMLSTRKSLSFISCIMQTFLYIALGHTECLLLVLMSYDRYVAICHPLHYSVMMNWRVCTVLTASSWVFAFLLSLVHMVLLLRLPFCGPHEINQFFCEILAVLKLACADTTLNNIVIVVTCVFILMKPCCLVLVSYTRILTAILGIQSGEGRRKAFSTCSSHLCVVGLFFGSAIVMYMAPKSRHPEEQQQILFLFYSFFNPMLNPLIYSLRNAEVKWALRRVLWKQRHS; translated from the coding sequence ATGAGGGAGAATCAGACATGGGTCACAGAATTTGTTCTATTGGGATTCCAACTCGGCCCAGAGGTGCAGGTGCTCCTCTTGGGACTGGTCTCCGTGTGCTACGCCTTAACACTTCTGGGGAACGGGGCCATCGTGGGCCTCATCTGGCTCGATTCTCGgctgcacacccccatgtacttcttcctctcacACCTGGCCATTGTGGACTTATCCTATGCCTGCAACACGGTGCCCCAGATGCTGTCGACAAGAAAATCTCTCTCCTTCATCTCCTGCATCATGCAGACCTTTCTCTACATAGCGCTTGGTCACACTGAGTGCCTCCTCTTGGTCTtaatgtcctatgaccgctacgtggccatctgccacccccttcATTACTCGGTCATGATGAACTGGAGAGTGTGTACTGTCCTGACCGCCTCTTCCTGGGTATTCGCTTTCCTCCTGTCTCTCGTCCACATGGTTCTCCTCCTCAGGCTGCCCTTCTGTGGGCCTCACGAGATCAACCAATTCTTCTGCGAGATCCTGGCTGTCCTCAAGCTGGCCTGCGCGGACACCACGCTCAACAATATCGTCATCGTTGTGACTTGTGTCTTCATCTTGATGAAGCCCTGCTGCTTGGTGCTGGTGTCCTACACGCGCATCCTCACGGCCATCCTGGGGATCCAGTCCGGGGAGGGCCGCAGaaaggccttctccacctgctcctcccacctCTGCGTGGTCGGGCTCTTCTTCGGCAGCGCCATCGTCATGTACATGGCCCCCAAGTCCCGCCACCCCGAGGAGCAGCAGCAGATCCTCTTCCTGTTCTACAGCTTTTTCAACCCGATGTTGAACCCTCTGATCTACAGCCTGAGGAATGCTGAGGTAAAGTGGGCCCTGAGGAGAGTGCTGTGGAAACAAAGACATAGCTGA